The genome window GCAGCCATCGAGGCCCGCAGGACGGATAGCCTGCTGAAGGGCCAGGAATTCCTGGACCAGGGCGAGTTCGACAAGGCAAAGGGCATCTTCGACAAGCTCATCTCCGAATTCGGCGGCGACGTGGACCTCAAGGCCGACATCGCGGACCGCTACCTCAATGCGGAGCGCTATCAGGACGCCTTCAACCTGCTGGACGACGCCCTACGCGACGACCCCAACGCCCTGTTCCTGTACAACCGCATCGGCATTGTCCTGCGCAAGATGAAGGACTTCGAGACGGCGGAAAAGTACTATCTCAAGGCCCTGACCATCACGGACAGCGACGAATACCTGCTCTTCAACATGGGCAGACTCTACTACGATTGGAAAAAGTGGCCCAAGATGGCCAAGGCCGCGGAACACGCCCTGGACATCAACCCTAAATTCAAGGAAGCGGCCAAGATGCTGGCCTTCGCCTCCAAGAAAATGGGCTGACCCGGCCGCCGGCAATCGCGCACTGTGTTGCAACCAAAAAGCTCAAGCCATCGGGTTTGGGCTTTTTTTTTTGCGCCGTGCGCCCGCTGGCTTTGACGATGTTCCCATATCCCATTCTTTCGGATAGGTTGGGACCATGAACCACATCCACTGCGACGTTCTCGTGCTCGGGGCGGGCCTGGCCGGGCTTCGGGCGGCATGGGCGGCCAAGGAACAAGGCCCGGCGCTTTCCGTACTGGTGGCCACCGGTCCGTCCGGGCCTTCGGGGTCCTCCTTTGCCAACCGCAACAACGCCCTGGGCATGCAGGTGCTTGAATCCGACCAGGAATGCGCCGACTTTGCCGGGGAGGCCCTTGCCCTGGCCGCGCCCGGATTCGCGGAGAGGCGTCTTGTGGAAATACTGGCCAGGGAAAGCCGGGACCGCTTCAAGGAATTGCTGGAACTGGGCCTGCACTTCCGGCGCGAACCTTCCGGGGAATTGCGGCGTTTTACCGGCTGCGGCAGTCCGCACGCCCGGGCCGCAGTCTTTGACGGCCTCGAACACGCTTTCAATCAATTTCTCACAAAAACAAAGAGTTGCAATGTCGATTTTGCAATCGGCCTGACCATCTTCGGCCTGCTGACACAGGAGGGAAGTTGCTGCGGAGCCTGGGGGCTGGACGACAAGGGCAAGCCCACGGTGCTGCACGCCCCGGCCGTGATTATGGCCCTGGGCGGCCCGGCCCCCCTGTACCGGCACAGGGTGTGCGGACCGGGCAATCCCGGCCTTTCCCTGGGCATGCTTGCCGAGGCGGGGGCCCGCACCGCCAATGAAGGTTTTCTGCAATTCATGTGGTACGACAGCCAGGGGCGCTTCCACAATCCAGGCCCCCTGCTGGGCGGCAACACGGCCATCCTTCGCCAGGAAGGTGGACGCATGGTCCCGGACGCACGCGAGGATCTCGCCGCAGCCCGCGCGCCCCATTGCCCGGCCCTCTACGGGCATGAGGACGCCAGCCTGGACGAACTGCTGCTGGAGCATGTCAGGAACGACGGCTGGTGCCGCGTGCAGCATGGCCGGGAAACCCTGCACCTGGCGCTCATGGCCCATGCGGGCAATGGCGGGGCCGTCATCGACGAGCACGGCCGGACCTCGGTGCCCGGCCTGTATGCCGCGGGCGAATGCGCCACGGGCATGCACGGGGCCAACCGCATGGGCGGCGGCATGGTGCTGGCCATCCAGGTCTTCGGCAGGCGCGCCGGAATGGACGCCGCAATGCGGGCCTTGAAGTCAAAGGCCGGGAATCGGGACCATCAGCCCCCGGCCGAGGCCTTTGCCCTGCATGAGGATCAGTACCAGCTGGACATGGAATTCATCCGCGCTGGAATGCAGCGGCACGCCCTGTTCGGACCGCGCCCCGGACTGGAAACCTTCCGCAAGGAACTGGCGCAGATCATGGATTCCTGCGACGACCGCCGCACCCTGCTGGCCGCCCGCTCGGCCAAGACCATCTGCGACGCCTTGACCGGGTAATCCCTTTCAAAAATCTTCCACGCCATTCGTGATGGTCCGGCCTCCCCTTGCGCGGCATCGCCTGAACGGGTAATCACCTGTTCATGGAAAAAACAATCACCGTTCTTCTGGTGGACGCCTTCACCACCGTTCCCGGCAAGGGCAACCGCGCGGGCGTGGTCCTCGACGCCACAGGCCTTGATGACGGCCAGATGCAGGCCATCGCCACCCTGGTCAACGTTTCGGAAACCGCCTTCATGATCCCCACGCCCGATCGGGACGACCATGAACTCTGGGTCCGCTATTTCACCCCGGCCATGGAGGTGCCCACCTGCGGACACGCCACCATCGGCTCGCACTTTGCCCGCTCCACGGCCCTGGGCATGAACAACGGCCGGGTGGTGGCCAGGATCGGCGCGGGCATCCTGCCCGTGGACATCGGCATGGAAAACAACAGGCGCACAATCGTCATGACCCAGGGCGAAATCATCTTCACGCCCGAGTATGGCGAAACGCTCAGGGACGAGATACTGGAGGCATTGGGGCTGGACGCTTCGGACCTGATCGAGGGGCTGCCCGTGCAGGAGGTCTCCACCGGCCACTCCAAGGTCATGGTGCCCATCACCTCGGTCGAAAGGCTGGACAGCCTCAGGCCGGACATGGAACGCCTCCGGGAGATCAGCGGACGGATCGCCTGCAACGGCTATTTCGTTTTCGCCTTCAACGATGAGACGGACGAGTGCCTGACCTCGGGCCGCATGTTCGCGCCCGCCGCGGGCATTGACGAGGACCCGGTCACGGGAAACGGCAACGGTCCGTGCGGAGCCTATCTTTCCAGGTACGGCAGGATTCCGGACGCGCCGGTCTTTGCCTACAAGGGCCGCCAAGGCGTGACCATGGGCAGGGAAGGCGTCATCGAGGTCACGGTGCACCGCGAAAACGGCGCGCCCAAAACCATTCAGGTGGGGGGAACGGCCGTGGAGGCCGGATCCATGGAAGTGCTGCTTACTGAGGACGCCTCGGGGAAGCCATGCGCCCGTCCTGTTTCGTCTTGAGCTCGGCAATGACCTCGGCGGCCCCGCGCAGGTCGTCCACCACGTAATCGGCCGCGTCGCCGCACTTGGCCTCCTCCTTCGCGCCCTTGCCGGTGCGCACCAGGATGGAGACCGCTCCCGTATTCTTCCCCAGAAGCACGTCCGCGCATTTGTCGCCGATCATGAAGGCCTCGAACGGATCGAAACGCAGTTCCTCGGAAGCCTGGATCATCATGCCCGGCTCGGGCTTGCGGCAGCGGCAGTTTTCTTCCGGCGCGTGCGGGCAATGGTAGACCGCATCGATCACGACGCCCTGTTCGGCCAGCATTTTCACCAGCCGGTCGTTGCAGGCGTGCATGTCGTCCTCGGAAAAATAACCGCGCCCCACTCCACTCTGGTTGGTGAGCAGTGCCAGGCCGAATCCCAGCTCCCGCATGCGGCGCAGGCCCTCGACCGCACCGGGCAGCAGCTCCACCCCGTCCGGATCGTGCAGGTAATGCTTGTCCACGATCACCGTGCCGTCGCGGTCCAGCAGAACGAAACGTTTGCCCATCACGCCCGCTCCCCGCAACCCAGGATCATCTTTCGGACCATGTCCAGGGCGGACAGGAAGCTCCTGGTGGAGGCCTTGCCCGTGCCCACCACGTCGTAGCCCGTGCCGTGGTCCGGCGAGGTGCGCGGATACGGCAGGCCCAGGGTCACGTTGACGGCCTCGCCGAAGTGCAGCAGCTTGAGCGGGGCCAGCCCCTGGTCGTGATACATGGCCAACACGGCCGGATACTGCCCCTTGGCCGCGAAATGGAACACCGTATCCGCCGGGAACGGCCCTTCCACGTTGAGTCCTTCTTCCTGCGCCGCCCGTATGGCCGGGATAACGGTCTTTTCCTCTTCCTGGCCGATCCTGCCGGATTCCCCGGCGTGGGGGTTGAGCCCGCACACGGCAATGGGCCCGTGCAGGCAGAGGCTTTTCAGGAACCGGCTGGTCAGCCGCAAACAGCGCAGGATGCGCTCGCGGGAAACCAGGGAAGGGACCTCGGCCAGGGGCGGATGGGTCGTCACAAGGCTGACGCGCAGCAGGGGTCCGCCCGCGCCGTCCAGATCGTGGCCGCACAGGTGCATGCACACCCCGTCCGCGCCCACGCCGAAATGCTCGGCCAGAAATTCCGTATGCCCCGGGAAATCATACCCGGCCTTCTGGAGCATGGCCTTGTTCAGAGGGCAGGTGAGCAGCCCTTGGGCCAGCCCGGCCTTGAGCACTTCCACGGCCTTTTTCAGGGCCGCGCCAGAGGCCAGCCCGCCCTCCATGGACGGCGCGCCCACGGGGTAGCCGATGCGCGAAAGCTCGGGCGGCTGGTAGAGATAGATGCCCGGACCAGCGTCCGCGATGTCCTCGGGTTCCTCCAGCACGGTCCAGTAAGGTTCCTCGCCCGGCTCCAGGATGCGCTCCAGGGCCACGCGCGGGCCGATGACCAGATATTTCCATTCCCCGTCCAGCGCGCCGGGCAGGCTGCGCTTGATGAGTTCCGGGCCAAGCCCGCCTGGATCGCCCACGGTGATGCACAATGTATGCTGGCTCATTATTCCTGCTCGCCTGATGCTTTCAGATGTTTTCTGTAGTCTTCCAATATCCGGC of Salidesulfovibrio onnuriiensis contains these proteins:
- a CDS encoding tetratricopeptide repeat protein yields the protein MSNELIQARKKLTSVGSLLKKGKYMPAAQAAHDGTLAMLRQTLMKAERSEFEDMLRKVAYNLNSDKKLRQVYPLVISYDPGKEKEFLEAMKELLRLLQEKMNEDAQVDIAAIEARRTDSLLKGQEFLDQGEFDKAKGIFDKLISEFGGDVDLKADIADRYLNAERYQDAFNLLDDALRDDPNALFLYNRIGIVLRKMKDFETAEKYYLKALTITDSDEYLLFNMGRLYYDWKKWPKMAKAAEHALDINPKFKEAAKMLAFASKKMG
- the gmhB gene encoding D-glycero-beta-D-manno-heptose 1,7-bisphosphate 7-phosphatase, coding for MGKRFVLLDRDGTVIVDKHYLHDPDGVELLPGAVEGLRRMRELGFGLALLTNQSGVGRGYFSEDDMHACNDRLVKMLAEQGVVIDAVYHCPHAPEENCRCRKPEPGMMIQASEELRFDPFEAFMIGDKCADVLLGKNTGAVSILVRTGKGAKEEAKCGDAADYVVDDLRGAAEVIAELKTKQDGRMASPRRPQ
- the pdxA gene encoding 4-hydroxythreonine-4-phosphate dehydrogenase PdxA; protein product: MSQHTLCITVGDPGGLGPELIKRSLPGALDGEWKYLVIGPRVALERILEPGEEPYWTVLEEPEDIADAGPGIYLYQPPELSRIGYPVGAPSMEGGLASGAALKKAVEVLKAGLAQGLLTCPLNKAMLQKAGYDFPGHTEFLAEHFGVGADGVCMHLCGHDLDGAGGPLLRVSLVTTHPPLAEVPSLVSRERILRCLRLTSRFLKSLCLHGPIAVCGLNPHAGESGRIGQEEEKTVIPAIRAAQEEGLNVEGPFPADTVFHFAAKGQYPAVLAMYHDQGLAPLKLLHFGEAVNVTLGLPYPRTSPDHGTGYDVVGTGKASTRSFLSALDMVRKMILGCGERA
- a CDS encoding FAD-binding protein, with amino-acid sequence MNHIHCDVLVLGAGLAGLRAAWAAKEQGPALSVLVATGPSGPSGSSFANRNNALGMQVLESDQECADFAGEALALAAPGFAERRLVEILARESRDRFKELLELGLHFRREPSGELRRFTGCGSPHARAAVFDGLEHAFNQFLTKTKSCNVDFAIGLTIFGLLTQEGSCCGAWGLDDKGKPTVLHAPAVIMALGGPAPLYRHRVCGPGNPGLSLGMLAEAGARTANEGFLQFMWYDSQGRFHNPGPLLGGNTAILRQEGGRMVPDAREDLAAARAPHCPALYGHEDASLDELLLEHVRNDGWCRVQHGRETLHLALMAHAGNGGAVIDEHGRTSVPGLYAAGECATGMHGANRMGGGMVLAIQVFGRRAGMDAAMRALKSKAGNRDHQPPAEAFALHEDQYQLDMEFIRAGMQRHALFGPRPGLETFRKELAQIMDSCDDRRTLLAARSAKTICDALTG
- a CDS encoding PhzF family phenazine biosynthesis isomerase; this encodes MEKTITVLLVDAFTTVPGKGNRAGVVLDATGLDDGQMQAIATLVNVSETAFMIPTPDRDDHELWVRYFTPAMEVPTCGHATIGSHFARSTALGMNNGRVVARIGAGILPVDIGMENNRRTIVMTQGEIIFTPEYGETLRDEILEALGLDASDLIEGLPVQEVSTGHSKVMVPITSVERLDSLRPDMERLREISGRIACNGYFVFAFNDETDECLTSGRMFAPAAGIDEDPVTGNGNGPCGAYLSRYGRIPDAPVFAYKGRQGVTMGREGVIEVTVHRENGAPKTIQVGGTAVEAGSMEVLLTEDASGKPCARPVSS